The Styela clava chromosome 2, kaStyClav1.hap1.2, whole genome shotgun sequence genome contains a region encoding:
- the LOC120335620 gene encoding uncharacterized protein LOC120335620 isoform X2, with amino-acid sequence MDRRRPHICKPSKRQPVPAVAINGVMESEVEKLQKQLQTLTDEHNTTLEKQKETEEKLKTYENAAEQAYAEVGYMQSQLQDEQRCLEKAVQVASRLYSRNTELKRMSVRRKKDMLSTRRQKWKDQHEKNAGTSFETAQTINELQSEAAKEPNNDSKTTEDNDIGEDFEDAADDLDIIVKLDNKSKSDLEKAQDEIEELRQLNDELSTKLQEHETKQASANENTIAQLQAVIKMQDAELSELKEKYNVESQVRLRAETYAAKMYGKNKAFQRNSVLIKSRISGSFDDKFEDTMKELQKLTEELEEEKVKNKQEVAKLQEELENAKNNEKENELEIQINLLKIEIDQLKTDKLKMEEKNESLIKEMEEAKIVSEENPPPPSAPAPPPPPPPPPPPPPPLSSLPGKSLYDVIEERKAQKGGGSESPRSRKISSTVAAPSGYADAMEEMMRRIKSGGALKKTGTLPANITSNSEYSTIGECASLSDDSNGSGCADENEYENIYSHIGEGEKKNSSASSQYRQKAATIGGFATRKSDFHNDATKPSISTIFNWANLKPVKTKQKTIDGEVGGSGNERSKMFELKKASPFSRENAFQDSVRLPKDINPDLKRILEGRRKGIKKAQSEGEK; translated from the exons ATGGATCGAAGACGACCCCATATATGCA AACCTTCTAAACGCCAGCCTGTACCAGCTGTTGCAATAAACGGCGTCATGGAATCAGAAGTTGAAAAACTGCAAAAGCAGCTACAGACCCTTACTGATGAG CATAACACAACTttagaaaaacaaaaagaaactgaAGAAAAACTGAAAACATATGAAAATG CTGCCGAACAAGCCTATGCAGAAGTTGGATATATGCAGAGTCAGCTTCAAGATGAACAACGTTGTTTGGAAAAAGCTGTTCAAGTTGCTTCTAGGCTATACAGCAGAAATACTGAGCTCAAG AGAATGAGTGTCAGACGAAAGAAAGATATGTTATCCACACGTCGTCAAAAATGGAAAGATCAACACGAAAAAAATGCTGGAACATCGTTTGAAACCGCTCAAACTATTAATGAATTGCAGTCAGAGGCCGCAAAAGAGCCGAACAACGATTCCAAAACTACAGAAGACAACGATATAGGAGAGGATTTCGAGGACGCGGCTGACGATCTTGATATAATTGTAAAATTAG ATAATAAATCAAAAAGCGATCTTGAAAAAGCCCAAGATGAGATTGAAGAACTAAGACAACTT AATGACGAGCTCTCTACAAAACTACAAGAACACGAGACCAAACAAGCTTCTGCCAACGAAAATACAATCGCACAGTTACAAGCAG TTATCAAAATGCAAGATGCAGAATTATCGGAACTGAAAGAAAAATACAATGTTGAATCCCAAGTTCGCCTTCGGGCTGAAACTTATGCTGCAAAAATGTACGGGAAAAACAAGGCGTTTCAG AGAAACAGTGTTCTAATAAAAAGTCGAATTTCCGGGTCCTTTGATGATAAATTTGAAGACACGATGAAAGAATTACAGAAACTGACGGAAGAATTAGAGGaggaaaaagtgaaaaacaagcAGGAG gTAGCAAAACTACAAGAAGAACTGGAAAATGCCAAAAATAATGAGAAAGAAAACGAACTAGAAATTCAAATTAAccttttaaaaattgaaattgatcaaCTCAAAACTGACAAACTAAAAATGGAAGAGAAAAATGAATCACTCATAAAAGAAATGGAAGAAGCAAAAATCGTCTCTGAAGAAAACCCACCTCCGCCTTCGGCTCCAGCGCCTCCTCCACCTCCCCCGCCTCCTCCTCCTCCACCACCGCCTCTGAGCTCTCTGCCGGGAAA atcACTATACGATGTAATCGAAGAACGAAAGGCCCAAAAAGGTGGTGGTTCTGAATCACCTAGGAgcagaaaaatatcttcaaccGTTGCTGCTCCAAGTGGATACGCTGATGCTATGGAAGAAATGATGAGAAGAATTAAGTCTGGAGGTGCATTGAAAAAGACGGGAACTCTACCGGCGAATATAACAAGCAATTCGGAATATAGCACCATAGGAGAGTGTGCTTCATTGTCGGATGATTCAAACGGTTCCGGATGCGCGGATGAAAATGAGTACGAAAACATTTATTCTCACATAGGGGAAGGCGAAAAAAAGAATTCATCCGCTAGTTCTCAATATCGACAAAAAGCGGCGACCATAGGTGGCTTTGCTACCAGGAAAAGCGACTTTCACAATGACGCAACCAAGCCTTCAATATCCACAATATTTAACTGGGCAAATTTGAAGCCGGttaaaacgaaacaaaaaacaattGACGGCGAAGTGGGAGGATCTGGAAATGAGCGCAGCAAAATGTTTGAACTTAAAAAG GCATCTCCTTTCAGTAGGGAAAACGCATTTCAAGACAGCGTCAGGTTACCGAAAGACATCAATCCCGATTTGAAGAGAATATTAGAAGGAAGAAGAAAGGGAATAAAAAAGGCGCAATCAGAAGGAGAGAAATAA
- the LOC120335620 gene encoding uncharacterized protein LOC120335620 isoform X1 — translation MDHQKWIEDDPIYAVITKPSKRQPVPAVAINGVMESEVEKLQKQLQTLTDEHNTTLEKQKETEEKLKTYENAAEQAYAEVGYMQSQLQDEQRCLEKAVQVASRLYSRNTELKRMSVRRKKDMLSTRRQKWKDQHEKNAGTSFETAQTINELQSEAAKEPNNDSKTTEDNDIGEDFEDAADDLDIIVKLDNKSKSDLEKAQDEIEELRQLNDELSTKLQEHETKQASANENTIAQLQAVIKMQDAELSELKEKYNVESQVRLRAETYAAKMYGKNKAFQRNSVLIKSRISGSFDDKFEDTMKELQKLTEELEEEKVKNKQEVAKLQEELENAKNNEKENELEIQINLLKIEIDQLKTDKLKMEEKNESLIKEMEEAKIVSEENPPPPSAPAPPPPPPPPPPPPPPLSSLPGKSLYDVIEERKAQKGGGSESPRSRKISSTVAAPSGYADAMEEMMRRIKSGGALKKTGTLPANITSNSEYSTIGECASLSDDSNGSGCADENEYENIYSHIGEGEKKNSSASSQYRQKAATIGGFATRKSDFHNDATKPSISTIFNWANLKPVKTKQKTIDGEVGGSGNERSKMFELKKASPFSRENAFQDSVRLPKDINPDLKRILEGRRKGIKKAQSEGEK, via the exons ATGGATCATCAAAAATGGATCGAAGACGACCCCATATATGCAGTTATAACAA AACCTTCTAAACGCCAGCCTGTACCAGCTGTTGCAATAAACGGCGTCATGGAATCAGAAGTTGAAAAACTGCAAAAGCAGCTACAGACCCTTACTGATGAG CATAACACAACTttagaaaaacaaaaagaaactgaAGAAAAACTGAAAACATATGAAAATG CTGCCGAACAAGCCTATGCAGAAGTTGGATATATGCAGAGTCAGCTTCAAGATGAACAACGTTGTTTGGAAAAAGCTGTTCAAGTTGCTTCTAGGCTATACAGCAGAAATACTGAGCTCAAG AGAATGAGTGTCAGACGAAAGAAAGATATGTTATCCACACGTCGTCAAAAATGGAAAGATCAACACGAAAAAAATGCTGGAACATCGTTTGAAACCGCTCAAACTATTAATGAATTGCAGTCAGAGGCCGCAAAAGAGCCGAACAACGATTCCAAAACTACAGAAGACAACGATATAGGAGAGGATTTCGAGGACGCGGCTGACGATCTTGATATAATTGTAAAATTAG ATAATAAATCAAAAAGCGATCTTGAAAAAGCCCAAGATGAGATTGAAGAACTAAGACAACTT AATGACGAGCTCTCTACAAAACTACAAGAACACGAGACCAAACAAGCTTCTGCCAACGAAAATACAATCGCACAGTTACAAGCAG TTATCAAAATGCAAGATGCAGAATTATCGGAACTGAAAGAAAAATACAATGTTGAATCCCAAGTTCGCCTTCGGGCTGAAACTTATGCTGCAAAAATGTACGGGAAAAACAAGGCGTTTCAG AGAAACAGTGTTCTAATAAAAAGTCGAATTTCCGGGTCCTTTGATGATAAATTTGAAGACACGATGAAAGAATTACAGAAACTGACGGAAGAATTAGAGGaggaaaaagtgaaaaacaagcAGGAG gTAGCAAAACTACAAGAAGAACTGGAAAATGCCAAAAATAATGAGAAAGAAAACGAACTAGAAATTCAAATTAAccttttaaaaattgaaattgatcaaCTCAAAACTGACAAACTAAAAATGGAAGAGAAAAATGAATCACTCATAAAAGAAATGGAAGAAGCAAAAATCGTCTCTGAAGAAAACCCACCTCCGCCTTCGGCTCCAGCGCCTCCTCCACCTCCCCCGCCTCCTCCTCCTCCACCACCGCCTCTGAGCTCTCTGCCGGGAAA atcACTATACGATGTAATCGAAGAACGAAAGGCCCAAAAAGGTGGTGGTTCTGAATCACCTAGGAgcagaaaaatatcttcaaccGTTGCTGCTCCAAGTGGATACGCTGATGCTATGGAAGAAATGATGAGAAGAATTAAGTCTGGAGGTGCATTGAAAAAGACGGGAACTCTACCGGCGAATATAACAAGCAATTCGGAATATAGCACCATAGGAGAGTGTGCTTCATTGTCGGATGATTCAAACGGTTCCGGATGCGCGGATGAAAATGAGTACGAAAACATTTATTCTCACATAGGGGAAGGCGAAAAAAAGAATTCATCCGCTAGTTCTCAATATCGACAAAAAGCGGCGACCATAGGTGGCTTTGCTACCAGGAAAAGCGACTTTCACAATGACGCAACCAAGCCTTCAATATCCACAATATTTAACTGGGCAAATTTGAAGCCGGttaaaacgaaacaaaaaacaattGACGGCGAAGTGGGAGGATCTGGAAATGAGCGCAGCAAAATGTTTGAACTTAAAAAG GCATCTCCTTTCAGTAGGGAAAACGCATTTCAAGACAGCGTCAGGTTACCGAAAGACATCAATCCCGATTTGAAGAGAATATTAGAAGGAAGAAGAAAGGGAATAAAAAAGGCGCAATCAGAAGGAGAGAAATAA